The following are from one region of the Salvia splendens isolate huo1 chromosome 2, SspV2, whole genome shotgun sequence genome:
- the LOC121779792 gene encoding receptor protein-tyrosine kinase CEPR1-like produces the protein MVGAALYLRRWFSRDRVGMEHEDFVSASFFSYEIKSFHRITFDQREIVEAMVDKNIVGYGGSGTVYRIELNNGEEVAVKKLWSRKNKHWDDDGVVLDKELKTEVETLGSIRHKNIVKLYCYFSSADCSLLVYEYMPNGNLWDALHKEKVVLDWPIRHQVALGVAQGLAYLHHDLMPPIIHRDIKSTNILLDVDYQPKVADFGIAKVLQARGSMEATTTVIAGTYGYIAPEYAFSSKATTKCDVYSFGVVLMELITGKKPVEAEFGESKNIIYWVSTKVETKEGAMEVLDERISDSYKDEMIKVLRIAIRCTCGSAALRPTMNEVVQLLMEADPCRFRCCTISNKAPPTITITKDQFD, from the exons ATGGTAGGGGCGGCTCTCTACCTTCGGAGATGGTTTAGCAGAGACAGAGTCGGGATGGAACACGAGGACTTTGTCTCTGCTTCCTTTTTCTCCTACGAGATCAAGAGCTTCCATCGCATAACCTTCGACCAGCGCGAAATTGTCGAGGCGATGGTCGACAAGAACATCGTAGGGTACGGCGGGTCCGGGACGGTCTACCGGATCGAGCTCAACAACGGGGAGGAGGTCGCCGTGAAGAAGCTATGGAGCCGGAAGAACAAGCACTGGGATGACGACGGTGTCGTTCTGGACAAGGAGCTTAAAACTGAAGTCGAGACGTTGGGGAGTATCCGCCACAAGAATATAGTGAAGTTGTATTGCTATTTCTCGAGTGCTGATTGCAGTCTTCTTGTGTACGAATACATGCCGAACGGGAACCTCTGGGACGCCCTGCACAAGGAGAAGGTTGTCCTTGATTGGCCGATACGGCATCAGGTTGCACTAGGGGTAGCTCAGGGACTGGCTTACCTCCACCACGACCTAATGCCGCCCATTATTCACAGGGACATTAAGTCAACTAATATCCTCTTGGATGTTGACTACCAACCCAAGGTCGCGGACTTTGGCATCGCCAAAGTCCTGCAGGCCAGGGGATCAATGGAGGCCACCACCACCGTCATTGCAGGGACTTACGGCTACATAGCGCCAG AATATGCATTTTCGTCAAAGGCGACGACCAAGTGCGACGTGTACAGCTTCGGAGTGGTGCTGATGGAGCTGATAACGGGGAAGAAGCCGGTGGAGGCGGAGTTTGGAGAGAGCAAGAACATTATATACTGGGTGTCGACGAAGGTGGAGACGAAGGAAGGGGCGATGGAGGTGTTGGACGAGAGAATCTCGGACTCGTACAAAGACGAGATGATCAAAGTGCTAAGGATCGCCATACGGTGCACGTGTGGAAGCGCAGCGCTGCGCCCCACGATGAACGAGGTGGTGCAGCTGCTCATGGAGGCGGACCCTTGCAGATTCCGGTGCTGCACCATTTCAAATAAGGCGCCACCAACTATCACCATCACAAAGGACCAGTTCGATTag
- the LOC121792793 gene encoding receptor protein-tyrosine kinase CEPR1-like has protein sequence MAAPNHFPIAAAVAIFLVCHAAAAAATQSSASEFFSLAGKSQSYCNITGVSCDDLQNVVELDLSGWSLAGKLPDQICMYLPHLRSLRLGPNTFHGHFPVGITNCSLLEELNMSSMHLTGPLPDFSPLQNLKILDLSYNMFSGDFPISITNISQIEIINFNENAAFNPWKLPQNFTALTRLKTLILSTCQLYGALPPWLGNMTSLVDLELTGNAYSGSIPPELGRLRNLRQLELYYNLLTGELPVEIGNLTELVDLDMSVNKFNGGIPESVCRLPKLEFFQLYNSCLSGQIPAALGNSTTLKMLSLYGNFLSGEVPRDLGRWSPLAAVELSENNLTGTLPDGMCSGGRLNYLLLLKNDLSGKIPASYSDCKSLVRFRVSNNNLQGNIPEGLLSLPHVSIIDLAYNNLTAAINKSIRFAYNLSELFLQGNRISGAIPPEISFARSLVKIDLSYNQLSGPIPSEMGELKQLNVLLLQGNMLTSSIPETLSRLTSLNLVDLSNNDLSGEIPESLSALLPNSLNFSNNRLSGPIPLPFMNQGSPHALIRTVGGRSTASG, from the exons ATGGCCGCTCCCAATCATTTCCCCATCGCCGCGGCCGTCGCCATCTTCCTCGTCTGCCAtgcagccgccgccgccgccactcaATCCTCCGCCTCCGAATTCTTCTCCCTCGCCGGAAAATCACAGAGCTACTGCAACATAACCGGAGTCTCATGCGACGATCTCCAAAACGTCGTGGAGCTCGACCTCTCCGGTTGGTCCCTCGCCGGAAAATTACCTGATCAAATATGCATGTACCTCCCCCACCTCCGCAGCCTCCGCCTCGGCCCCAACACCTTCCACGGCCACTTCCCCGTCGGAATCACCAACTGCTCCCTCCTCGAAGAGCTCAACATGAGCTCCATGCACCTTACCGGACCCCTGCCCGACTTCTCCCCGCTCCAAAATCTCAAAATCCTCGACCTCTCCTACAACATGTTCTCCGGCGACTTCCCCATCTCCATCACCAACATCTCCCAAATCGAGATCATCAACTTCAACGAGAACGCCGCCTTCAATCCCTGGAAGCTGCCCCAGAATTTCACGGCGTTAACCAGATTAAAGACGCTGATCCTCTCCACCTGCCAGCTCTACGGCGCCCTCCCGCCGTGGCTCGGCAACATGACCTCCCTCGTCGACCTCGAGCTGACCGGCAACGCCTACTCGGGCAGCATCCCGCCCGAGCTCGGCCGCCTCCGCAACCTCCGCCAGCTCGAGCTCTACTACAACCTCCTGACCGGAGAGCTGCCCGTGGAAATTGGAAACCTAACGGAGTTAGTGGACCTGGACATGTCCGTTAACAAATTTAACGGCGGCATACCGGAATCCGTCTGCCGCCTCCCCAAGCTCGAATTCTTCCAGCTCTACAACAGCTGTCTCAGCGGCCAAATCCCGGCGGCACTCGGAAATTCAACCACTTTAAAAATGCTTTCCCTCTACGGAAACTTCCTCTCTGGCGAGGTCCCTAGGGACCTCGGCCGGTGGTCCCCACTAGCTGCGGTGGAGCTTTCCGAGAATAATCTCACTGGAACGCTCCCCGACGGCATGTGTAGCGGCGGGAGGCTCAATTACCTCCTCCTTTTGAAAAACGATCTCTCCGGCAAGATTCCGGCGAGTTATTCCGACTGCAAATCCCTCGTCCGTTTCCGCGTCAGCAATAACAACCTCCAAGGGAACATTCCAGAAGGTCTCCTCTCCCTCCCTCACGTCTCCATCATCGATCTCGCATACAACAATCTCACCGCCGCCATTAACAAATCAATCCGATTTGCTTATAATCTATCGGAGCTCTTCCTTCAAGGGAACAGAATCTCCGGCGCGATTCCGCCGGAGATCTCCTTCGCGAGAAGCCTCGTGAAAATCGATCTGAGCTACAATCAATTGTCAGGACCAATTCCATCCGAGATGGGAGAGCTGAAGCAGCTGAATGTCCTTCTCTTGCAAGGCAACATGCTGACATCTTCAATCCCTGAGACTCTCTCCCGCCTCACCTCTCTCAACCTCGTCGACCTCTCGAACAACGATCTCTCCGGTGAGATACCAGAGAGTCTCTCCGCGCTCCTCCCAAACTCCCTTAACTTCTCCAACAACCGCCTCTCCGGCCCCATCCCCCTCCCTTTTATGAACCAG GGTTCCCCACATGCCCTCATTCGTACGGTCGGAGGAAGATCAACAGCCTCTGGCTGA